A window of Mucilaginibacter sp. PAMC 26640 contains these coding sequences:
- a CDS encoding RNA methyltransferase, whose product MKAINQLKTFQRILGDYPADTPLGKFLPGFYRQNKQMGSTDRRVAGRLIYNYFRLGKAIPNVKQEERLMVAEFLCNTQTNSFLQYFKPEWAACVGIGVDEKISLIKNSYPDFKLEDVFPWADQLSAGVDKDAFLKSFFVQPDLFIRINKGFEHLVKADLNKAGIIFKDEGNNCLCMPNGTRLEAIVSKPNWYEIQDLSSQQTANYFRPQKWDSWWDACAASGGKSLLLHSLQPDIKLVVSDIRESILSNLDERFQQAGLMKYQKKVMDLTENNEQLLYNYAFDGIILDAPCSGSGTWGRTPEMISQFDFHRADFFKRLQQSIITNVVKHLKPGKSIIYITCSAFKAENEDAVEFMVKQLGLVLAEMQILKGYERKADTMFVARLSRIVAP is encoded by the coding sequence ATGAAAGCCATTAACCAGCTCAAAACGTTTCAGCGCATTTTGGGCGATTACCCGGCCGATACACCTCTAGGCAAATTTCTTCCCGGCTTTTATCGTCAAAACAAACAAATGGGATCTACTGACAGGCGCGTTGCCGGCCGGTTGATCTATAATTATTTTCGCTTAGGTAAGGCTATCCCGAATGTAAAGCAGGAGGAGCGGCTCATGGTGGCCGAATTCCTATGTAATACGCAAACCAATTCTTTTTTACAGTATTTTAAGCCGGAATGGGCCGCCTGTGTGGGTATTGGTGTTGATGAAAAGATCAGCCTCATCAAAAATTCATATCCCGATTTCAAACTGGAGGATGTTTTCCCCTGGGCCGATCAGCTCTCTGCAGGGGTAGATAAAGATGCCTTTCTTAAATCATTTTTTGTACAACCCGATCTATTTATCCGGATAAACAAAGGTTTTGAGCACTTGGTAAAAGCTGATCTGAATAAGGCCGGTATTATTTTCAAAGACGAAGGCAACAACTGCCTGTGCATGCCAAACGGCACCCGGTTGGAGGCGATTGTATCCAAACCCAACTGGTACGAGATCCAGGATCTTTCATCGCAGCAAACAGCTAATTATTTTAGACCCCAAAAATGGGATAGCTGGTGGGATGCCTGTGCTGCATCAGGTGGAAAATCATTACTATTGCACAGTTTGCAGCCCGATATTAAACTGGTCGTATCCGATATCCGGGAAAGCATCCTCTCTAATCTTGATGAGCGTTTTCAGCAGGCCGGGTTGATGAAATACCAGAAAAAGGTAATGGATTTAACTGAGAACAACGAACAGCTATTATACAATTACGCATTCGACGGTATTATTCTGGATGCTCCTTGCAGCGGTAGCGGAACCTGGGGGCGCACACCGGAGATGATCAGTCAGTTTGACTTTCACCGTGCCGATTTCTTTAAAAGGTTACAGCAGAGCATTATTACCAACGTGGTTAAGCATCTTAAACCCGGCAAATCAATTATATACATCACCTGTTCGGCTTTCAAAGCAGAAAATGAAGATGCAGTTGAGTTTATGGTAAAGCAGCTAGGGCTGGTGTTAGCGGAAATGCAAATACTTAAGGGTTACGAACGCAAGGCAGACACCATGTTTGTAGCAAGGCTGAGCCGAATTGTTGCCCCCTAA
- the guaA gene encoding GMP synthetase (contains glutamine-hydrolyzing domain and glutamine amidotransferase; GMP-binding domain; functions to produce GMP from XMP in the IMP pathway), which yields MQEKILILDFGSQFTQLIARRVRELNIYCEIHPFNKFPEVDSTVKGIILSGSPYSVRQEDAPHFEFIRHHKTLPILGVCYGAQYVAHFHGGEVLASSTREYGRANLDYVKQDNILFKNVPVGSQVWMSHADTIARIADDFEIIASTDSVKVAAYQITGTQTYGIQFHPEVTHSIDGKQLLQNFLVDICGCSQDWTPDSFIETTIAELKAKLGNDKVVLGLSGGVDSSVAAVLLHQAIGANLHCIFVDNGLLRKDEYQSVLDSYQHMGLNIKGIDAKQRFYDALAGLSDPEKKRKAIGRVFIEVFDDAAHEIQGVSWLGQGTIYPDVIESVSVKGPSATIKSHHNVGGLPDFMKLKVVEPLNTLFKDEVRRVGTALGMDPNILGRHPFPGPGLAIRILGDITPEKVDILQQADAIYINNLRSAGVYDKVWQAGAIYLPVQSVGVMGDERTYENVICLRAVESLDGMTADWCHLPYDLLAKISNEIINNVKGINRVVYDISSKPPATIEWE from the coding sequence ATGCAAGAAAAAATCCTCATTCTTGACTTCGGTTCGCAATTTACCCAGCTTATCGCGCGCCGTGTCAGGGAACTCAATATTTACTGCGAGATCCACCCCTTCAACAAGTTTCCGGAAGTTGACAGCACCGTTAAAGGTATTATCCTTTCGGGCAGTCCGTATTCTGTTCGTCAGGAAGATGCGCCTCATTTCGAGTTCATCAGGCATCATAAAACGCTGCCTATTTTAGGCGTTTGCTACGGCGCACAATATGTTGCCCATTTCCATGGCGGGGAAGTATTAGCTTCCAGCACCCGTGAGTATGGCCGTGCCAACCTCGATTACGTTAAACAGGATAATATTCTGTTTAAAAATGTACCTGTAGGTTCGCAGGTTTGGATGTCGCATGCGGATACCATTGCCCGCATAGCCGATGATTTTGAGATCATTGCCAGTACAGATAGCGTTAAAGTTGCCGCCTACCAGATTACCGGTACGCAAACTTACGGCATCCAGTTTCACCCGGAGGTTACGCACAGTATCGATGGTAAACAATTGCTGCAAAACTTTTTGGTTGACATTTGCGGATGCAGCCAGGACTGGACCCCGGATTCATTCATCGAAACGACCATTGCCGAACTAAAAGCAAAACTGGGCAATGACAAAGTGGTGTTAGGTTTATCAGGTGGTGTGGATTCGTCTGTAGCTGCGGTATTACTGCACCAGGCCATCGGTGCCAACCTGCACTGTATATTTGTAGATAATGGTCTTTTACGCAAGGACGAGTACCAGTCGGTACTGGATTCGTACCAGCACATGGGCCTCAACATAAAAGGCATTGATGCCAAGCAGCGATTTTACGATGCACTTGCAGGCTTATCAGATCCGGAGAAAAAACGCAAGGCCATTGGCCGCGTATTTATTGAAGTATTTGATGATGCCGCACACGAGATCCAGGGCGTAAGCTGGCTGGGCCAGGGTACCATCTATCCGGACGTGATCGAATCAGTTTCCGTTAAAGGCCCGTCAGCCACCATCAAGTCTCACCACAACGTTGGTGGCTTGCCAGACTTTATGAAGCTAAAGGTTGTTGAGCCTTTAAATACCTTATTTAAAGATGAGGTGCGCCGCGTTGGTACCGCTTTAGGCATGGATCCAAATATTTTGGGTCGCCACCCTTTCCCGGGTCCGGGCTTAGCCATCAGGATCTTAGGTGACATTACGCCGGAGAAAGTTGATATATTACAACAGGCTGATGCAATTTATATCAACAATTTACGGTCTGCCGGTGTTTACGATAAAGTTTGGCAGGCGGGTGCCATTTACTTACCGGTACAATCGGTAGGTGTAATGGGCGATGAGCGTACTTACGAGAATGTAATATGCCTCCGCGCTGTAGAATCATTAGACGGGATGACGGCCGATTGGTGCCATTTACCGTACGATCTGCTGGCCAAGATCTCCAACGAGATCATCAACAACGTAAAAGGAATTAACCGGGTAGTATATGACATCAGCTCGAAACCACCGGCCACCATTGAGTGGGAATAA